A window of Maioricimonas rarisocia genomic DNA:
CCTCACGGCGAAACATCATCGCCGCCCCGTACATCCAGTCGACTTCGCGGATGTCGTTGTGGTCCCAGTCTTCGAGGGTGTAGTTCTTCACGTAGCCGCTGTTCGGGAACCAGTCCCGCAGGAACGTTCCCTCGATGGCAATATTGAGCGGCGCGGGAAACGGCCGGCAGGAAAGCTGCAGGGTGCCGTCGCCGTAAAGCAGCTTCGGCCCGCAGCAGGAGATCTCCGGACGGGCATCCATGGTCTCGACGAGCGTCTGCAGAGCTCCGGGGAGAACCTTCGTGTCGCAGTCCAGAAAGATGATGTAGCGACCGGTCGCTTCGCGGAGGATCTGATTGCGACCGACGGCAACGCCCCGGTTCTGGTCGTTGCAGACGAGTTTCACCCACGGGAACTTCTCGTGGACCATGTCGACCGTGCGGTCGTTCGAGGCGTTGTCGATGACAATCACCTCGGCATCGAGATCCCCGCGCGTCTCGGCAATGCTCGTCAGCACGTTGTCGAGCAGATCGGGTGACTTGTATGTGAGCAGTCCGATGGACAGGTCTGGCATGGGTCGCCGCGGGTTTCGGTATGACGGGATTCACCTGGACCGTCCATGTCTGGCGACAGTTGCCGCCC
This region includes:
- a CDS encoding glycosyltransferase family 2 protein encodes the protein MPDLSIGLLTYKSPDLLDNVLTSIAETRGDLDAEVIVIDNASNDRTVDMVHEKFPWVKLVCNDQNRGVAVGRNQILREATGRYIIFLDCDTKVLPGALQTLVETMDARPEISCCGPKLLYGDGTLQLSCRPFPAPLNIAIEGTFLRDWFPNSGYVKNYTLEDWDHNDIREVDWMYGAAMMFRREVFDVVGDFDEGFFYQYEDIDIFFRAAQHGLKTIYIPQAEIIHYYERERKALFHNKIHIHIRSILRYLRKDYYGRFWRSRRVGGGHAVNSNDQPRVPQARP